TCCAATAAAACCTGCACGTACAAGAAACTGGGTATTATACTATGTCAATCATTTAATATTGCATTTCAAAAGGAGTAATACATACTTAAGGAAGATTCAACAATTTAATATTTTGATAATAATGTGCCAATATCAGATGGAATTTCAAAGAAGTTTTTAGTAACCCAGTTTAACGACAAATATATAATATTGATGTTCTTGAacagcatcatcatcatcaatatGGTGAATGTGATTCCAACAATTTAGCTAACCTGTTGAACGCCAACCAAGTACCTAATGTGTGTCTTATATACACCTGATGCAGAACGAAGCTGCTCATTTAATATTGCATTTCAAAAGGAGTAATATATATTTAAGGAACATTCAACAATTTATATTTTGATAATGATATGTCAATATCGGTGGGATTTCAAAGAAGTTTTTAGTAATCCAGTTTAACCACAAATATATAATATTGATGTTCTTGAACAACATCATTATCATCAATATGGTGAATGTGATTCCAACAATTTAGCTTACCTGTGGAACACCAACCAAGTACCTAACAAGTGTCTTATATACACCTGATGCAGAACCAAGTTGCGCTAATTGCACCCGCCTACAGAACATATAATGGAAAAAAATATTACAAATTTATTGATAATAATGAATATGTATTCACTGATAACTGAAAGGAGAAGAACCTATCCATTTGCTGTTTCCACAGCAATGCGTATCGATCGCGAATGCTTCCACCAGCACTTACTACAGCATCAACCTCCGCTTGCTTATTCCTCTCGGAGCGTTCTCGCTGTTGCCTGATCAGTGTACCCCGGAAGTCTTGTGGCATGTATGTCATAACTGCAACGTAAGTGCATGTCAAATACTAAATGATTTGGTATCAAAATGATGAAAGAAATACTGGTTTGCTATATAAATTTCAGTTGCAGACATCAATACTGCAAAAATGACTGGAAAGCCACATGGTAGCGATATAACACTGAGCATATCATAGTAGGCTATTCCTTCAGAAAAGGATCATAGTAAGCTAGTATGTGGGACTGTGAAATTCACAGCTGAGAAAATCTCATAAAACAGTATAGCACTGATGTTATCGACCAGGTAAATTACCAGTGAAGGAGATTCAGTTGCCATCCATAATATTTTTAAGACAATCAGTACAAATTATCAGGTGCTCAATATACAAGATTGACTTGCTTAGTTATGAGAAATGATTCATCAATCGGCAATTGTATTTTTCCCCTATATTTATGAATATATCAGTATAAACAGAAAAAAGGAAGGAGAGAGAGAAGGCCAACCTGTATTGAAAACATTATCAGCATTTTTTAACTGAAACTGTTCTAACTTCTTCAACGTATCcttcaatttagtttcaacatcgTCAAGTACAGAAGCTATATCAGCGTCTTCTGGTGTGGACTTCTGTTGAAGCTGTTGCGTGCACATGCCAAATGTTAACTTCAAAATTAGAAGGAAGAATCCATCCTCACAGCAAGATCCAGAGCTAAACTTACTGCAACAGGACGACGAGATTTATTAAGCAAAAATAGAATCTCTTCCATTTGTTCTCTGTTCTTCCACATGTTCTCATCCATTTTAGGGGCAGGTACACCACTTGCTTCTTGTTCCAACAGCTCCTCATCTTGGACATGCAAAACAGATAGAATTATCATGTCAGACCAATGCTTGCTTCAGAAAGATCACCATCTATTTAAAGCTCCAGCATTTGAAAAGCCAGAAAAGCATTGTTTAGTGCCCAAATGAAAAGCTAATTCCTTTCTTAGATGCGCTGTGGCCCGTACACGAGAAATTCGGTGCCCAGTGTGAAATCAAAACATAGCCTCAGCCGAGAAAATTTTTAAACAATTTTTTTAGCTATCATGGTATTACAATTTTTTCAAAATCATGTCCTGTCACAGCCTTTATAATGTGAGCACCCACCGTACAAGTACAAGGGATTTTTACTTTATATATATTTCCATGATTTATTTTTGTTGTCTGCCTTAACTAAAATTATCAAGTGCGGGTTTGTAGCATGGATTTTAAGGTGTTTCCTTTAGGGACACTTAGGCGGTAAGGGCCCCTGGCAGCACCTTGGAAATTTGCCAGCTTTAGACACTTAGGCGCCTGCTTAGGCGTTAGAGCAGGGGTATAACGCCCTAGGACACCTTACCGCATTGAAAACCATGGTTTGTAAGTATCTGGcacactatttcatccggtgatccATCAATATCAGTTTGGTTGGACAGTGTATGATATTTTCTCTGCAAAATATACGTGGGCTCCTGTGATCCATCAATCAGATCCCGCTGACAGTTTAATAAGCTTCTAAGAATAAAGTTTGAAGTTAATCGGTATTTAGTGGCATTCAGCAACTCATAGCAGCTAACAGCACTCGTTGGCTAATGACCAAAATTCTGCGTAATCAGAGAGAAAAATAACCGAGCTACTAGTACAATGCCCTGATTAGCATAGCATACCCCGCAGTCAGACCCAGTCATTGTCCTGTCAAAAACTGATTTTGACTGTTGACCCGACCTAACCCCGCAAAGGTAGGTACACATCACAAGAAGAATCAACCGCCAATTTCTAGCATGGCCCCTTACCGCCTAGTTGTGGTGAGATCAAAGGTAGCAGCGGCAGGGTCGAGAAGCTAGCGGATCACAGAGAGATAGCGGAGAGGGCACTCACCGGGGGAGAGGGGAGAGATGGCGGCGAGGTCGGCGGAGAGGGAGCGGAGTCGCGCGGCGAGGGCGGTGACGGCGTCGGGGAGCGGGGCCAGCGGGTACTTGTCGTAGTAGCGCGCGAGGAAGTCCCGCGTGATGGGCACCAGGCCCTCCGTGGCCATCTCCGGCGGAGCGGGGTGGGGGGCAGCGTCGCGTCGGGGAGGAGCTCGCCGGCGGCGGGCGGAGGTAACGTGGGAGGGGAGGAAGGAAGGACAGGGGAGGGGAGGCACGTGAAATGGACGTGCGGTCACCGGCCGGTGGGGTTTAGAGAGAGAAGAGAGGTTGGTGGTCGCAACAGCCGGTGGTTGCTGCCTTCACTCCAGCGGAGACTCGGGGAGAATTCTTTGCCCGTACCTCTTTTCTTTTTGGGCTTTGCTACACAGTGCCCAGGCACTATTTGGTCTTACGGGGTGCCCCAcccaaaaatagaaaagaaacacgtAACTGTATCTGCCCGTCCCAAAATAGAAAGTTTCTCCCCCATCGCACGCGCACACCAGTTATTTTCAGGAGAATCAAATAACAGAAAGGGAAAGTGGTCCCGTCACTTGATAGTGACACATTAACAGAAGAGAAAATGTGGCTTAGGACCACTTTTTCTCGCTTAGTTTCCGGCACGGTAGAGTGCGCCCCAGTCAGAACCAGAAATTACATGCACATTTTTTTGGAGAAGCACTAGATTTACTCCACCAGGTGCACCAAAGCAAAGCACGCATCAGGATAAAAGTTTGTTTCCGCAAAAAAATACATCCTAATCTAGACGAGGTTTACCAGTTTAAAACTAAGAAAACAGAAGGAAAATAGATACACACAATGTACACCTCCTAAATCCAACTACACAAAAGACGGACAGAGTGTACAGACGAGAACTGATCCAAAATCAAACGAACCCTTTCCAACTTTGTGCACCGATAAGAACTAAATGTACTTTTTTAGTATTTTGCTTTCTCCAAGTGTAGACCGCCATGGTTTATTAACtgtaacaaagtgacaagcatatgtTAGTAAGACATAGTTGGTGTTGTACTGTATAAACAGAAATTCAGTAATGAGACTAGCAATTTTTACATAATAAGCTATTTCTGAAAAGTAGAAATAGATGAACTGGATGTATCAAAAAGTGTACCTAGAAGCTAATTAGATGTAAAAAAATACTAATTAGATGTAACAAAATGCTAATTATATGTAATAAAATCCAGAGATATCCAATTGCATGTTACATGTAACAAAATAGTGCTTACATGTAACAAAATAGTATTCAGATGTAGTAAAATCTAGAGATTTATGCAAACCAAATCGACGGATGTAACAAAATACAAGAATCTGTGCAAAAACATGTTGGATCTAAAAATACATAGAACGGGATCAAGAGATACTATCCTAGTTCAAATAATACTATGCTACTGCCCTATAACCAGATCAACCTAAAAAGTGTTGAAGGCACCTCCCGGCAAGCAGCTACCCGGGCTCAGCTGATAAACTCAATAGAAAGTGCAGCAAAGCCTCATTGTTTTGCCGTTGATTTTCCTAGGAAAATACTTCTTTTCATAGAAAAACGCTAGCTTGGTGTCTTTATATAAATCGAGAACAGCTACCCACAACGCAAGTAGTAGCAGACTAGCAGTAATATAGCACATCCGCAACTACCACCGGCAGCACAAAGCGGAGAGACATGGCGGAGAAGCAGAGATATATAAATCGAGCGGAAGCGGAGGGAGAAGCTGGAGCCCTCCTACACCTAGCCATGCGGCTCGATCAAACAGAACATCCTAATTAACACAAACATGTTACATGAAATCATGAAGATATGGATGAACAAAAAAGAAGTCATAAGATGCTGAAGTAAATTGCATTTGGACACACAAAAAGCTACAAGAAAATAAGCACCTAACCGAGACAGGAATTCGTGACATTCCTAGTCGGCGACAGTGACTATTGGATGGGTGTGGCTGGGCTTGCCAAGGGCCTGCGCAAGGCAGACTCGGCAGGCCGTGCAGCCCAACATGCCCGAGTCCCACCGCAGCATCCTCGTCTCCAAGGCTGCATCGCCCGCGAGATCAACAAACTGCGAACGCATGGATCATGGCCGTACCGTGGAAGCATATCCGCACCGCGACCAGTGGAACCGACCACCGCCGAGGCAGCAGCCATGCCGCCGATGCCCGCCTCAGATCTTGACAGTAAGGAGTAGCGCTACCGGCAGCAGAAGCACAACCAAGTCTTCCGCCATACCGCGAGCTC
This Lolium perenne isolate Kyuss_39 chromosome 1, Kyuss_2.0, whole genome shotgun sequence DNA region includes the following protein-coding sequences:
- the LOC127294189 gene encoding uncharacterized protein, which produces MATEGLVPITRDFLARYYDKYPLAPLPDAVTALAARLRSLSADLAAISPLSPDEELLEQEASGVPAPKMDENMWKNREQMEEILFLLNKSRRPVALQQKSTPEDADIASVLDDVETKLKDTLKKLEQFQLKNADNVFNTVMTYMPQDFRGTLIRQQRERSERNKQAEVDAVVSAGGSIRDRYALLWKQQMDRRVQLAQLGSASGVYKTLVRYLVGVPQVLLDFIRQINDANGPMEVQRERYGPALYTLTKLVLAIRLYLHLSLARYGQKKIGKDDIAALQQAVVFYTEEFGKFTVFIGEVFVNAPFFISAEDAGADSRNSDEYRETIIPAGKTHEVILNVEAVNSYIAWDFSLPQGALSTLLDIGFHVEYISPSGEKTLILPYRRYEADQGNFCTVFAGSYKLVWDNSYSTFFRKTLKYKVDAVPPVIDPVEPVAEP